Proteins encoded by one window of Cydia fagiglandana chromosome Z, ilCydFagi1.1, whole genome shotgun sequence:
- the LOC134679328 gene encoding uncharacterized protein LOC134679328 gives MDNDSIIRICVSAFSDEDIENAKSLLFESVPTDKRKISRRKDGKSQRNLEDIIVLFADTDPELMPIFVAKDLFKLPAVDLDHVDISRLLKDLSSIKSDLKCIKETYATIDQLEEAKRTINECRYDSFLQSNANVNNKRGAFVYDSGPYALIHRGDSVSITEENENLLETTSGYIKNDLPTLSNAQPATRSKGSSVPLPPAPAENMHGSVINSTECSVDIELAPPKIVAPARRSVTPARDNTDNMTSSGSSSVNNSHQNIRTAAEVVRDGTWNKKKDDKTWTLVRSRKSKNRFIGKTGTAIISPTGKFKAACPKIPLFITYVDPATSPSDIAQYIKNKTQEDVTLEMIQMRKEKWYKAYKLYVNKDKLEVFLSDNLWPDGIKFRKYVYRNNSRPDSRETVSEGKFKHK, from the coding sequence ATGGACAACGATTCGATTATCCGTATATGTGTGTCTGCATTCTCAGACGAAGACATCGAAAATGCAAAGTCGTTGCTATTTGAATCGGTCCCAACGGACAAACGAAAAATATCAAGGCGTAAGGATGGCAAGTCACAAAGGAATCTAGAGGATATTATAGTGCTGTTCGCAGATACGGACCCCGAGCTAATGCCTATTTTTGTCGCTAAAGATTTATTTAAGCTGCCTGCAGTTGATTTAGATCATGTCGACATATCGCGATTACTTAAAGACCTGAGCTCGATTAAATCGGACCTTAAGTGCATTAAAGAAACCTATGCGACAATCGATCAGCTGGAAGAGGCCAAACGTACAATTAATGAGTGCAGATATGATTCTTTTTTACAAAGTAATGCAAACGTAAACAACAAAAGAGGTGCCTTTGTATACGATAGTGGACCATATGCGCTGATTCATCGTGGCGATTCGGTATCCATAACTGAGGAAAACGAAAACTTACTGGAGACGACAAGTGGGTACATTAAGAACGATTTGCCTACTCTTTCTAATGCGCAGCCTGCTACACGCAGCAAGGGTTCATCTGTCCCACTCCCACCTGCGCCGGCAGAAAATATGCACGGTAGTGTAATAAATAGCACTGAGTGCTCAGTCGATATCGAATTAGCACCGCCGAAGATAGTAGCCCCCGCTCGGCGGAGTGTAACACCTGCGCGAGACAATACAGATAACATGACGAGCTCCGGTTCTAGTTCGGTAAATAATTCACATCAAAACATTAGAACGGCTGCGGAAGTCGTTCGAGATGGCACTTGGAATAAAAAGAAAGATGACAAGACCTGGACTCTCGTGCGATCTCGGAAGTCTAAAAACCGCTTTATAGGTAAAACCGGTACGGCTATAATCAGTCCCACTGGAAAGTTTAAAGCTGCGTGCCCAAAAATACCGCTATTTATCACATATGTGGACCCGGCCACGTCTCCTTCTGACATCGCGcagtatattaaaaataaaacgcaAGAAGACGTTACACTCGAAATGATCCAAATGAGGAAAGAGAAATGGTACAAAGCCTATAAGTTGTATGTAAACAAAGACAAGTTAGAAGTGTTTTTAAGTGACAACTTATGGCCAGACGGTATAAAGTTTCGCAAGTATGTTTATAGAAACAACAGTAGGCCGGATTCACGGGAGACTGTTTCTGAAGGCaaatttaaacataaataa